ATGGCCAACGCCCCCACCACCGTGAACACCTGGGCCGCATGGCTCTCTGCGCCCGGCTCCATGCCATAAGAACCATCAAAGTTTTCGCACCTGACAAGAAACTGAGATGCTCTTTCCACAACGTCTTCAGTCAACTGACCAAGAATCGAGAGCGAGCTGACGGCGTTGTACACAAACCGGGTGTCGACCTCTCCGTATGAGTCGCCTTGAAAGCTCCCATCGGGGAGTTGGAGATCCTTGAtgaatttggtgatttgggCTCTTTTGTCGTCAATGGTGTGGAGCGAGTCGTAAATCAAAAGAATCTGTAGTCCCGATAGCGTCGAGAGAATGTGCCCGTCGTGCTGGGGGTAAGCACCAAACCCGCCGGATTTGGCATCATAACATGAAAGAACGTATTCAATCACCTGGGGTTTGGGTAAGGTGTCGAGAGATTTGAGGCCAACAAGAGCCATCACCCCCCAATACATTCCATTCAATCGGAGATGCTCCGAGAGCCAGTACTCAAATGACTGCCTGCTGGTAGCGTCATCGACGTTTTTGACGTACTGGATGTGTTTGAGTCTTGCGAGGGTCATGGAGTGAAGATGCGAAATGAGTGAAGGCGCGGAAAAGGCCCGCGCCGGTTCCGTCGCACCAGCGGGAGACCCTTGCGGCGACGTCTCGACCCACGCCgacccaccaccacccacCGGGCCTCAGGTCAACTGCCATTGATACCCACACCtcccccaccaccactatCCGCCCGCCACTATtactgccaccaccactgacACCATCCCACCCCACTACCATATGGTGTGAGGTCACCAAGTTATTGACCAAAGTCACGTGAGATTGAATGATCTTTCGCCGGCGCTCTGAAAAAATATGGGGCACTATTTAAATGTTAAAAGATCCTTTGCCACAAATTTCCTTATCATACCCCCACTGATAATGGCTCCTTTACGTTTAGGTTCTACTGCTCCAGATTTCCAAGCCGAAACTTCCAACGGCAAAATCTCTTTCCACGAGTACATTGGTGACTCATGGGCGGTTTTGTTCTCTCACCCAGATGACTTTACCCCTGTTTGTACCACCGAATTGGGGGCTTTCGCCAAGTTGGAACCCGAATTCACAAAGAGAAAcgtcaagttgattggtTTGTCTGCCAACGGTACCGAATCTCACAAGGCCTGGATCAAGGATATCGATGAGGTTACTGGTTCCACCTTGTCTTTCCCAATTATTGCTGACCCAGAAAGAAAGGTCGCCACCTTGTACGACATGCTCGACTTTCAAGATGCTTCCAACGTCGACAACAAGGGATTGCAATTGACCATCAGATCGGTGTTTATCATTGACCctaagaagaaggtgagATTGATTATTACCTACCCAGCTTCGGTTGGTAGAAACAGTGCCGAAGTGTTGAGAGTTGTCGATGCTTTGCAAACTGGTGACAAGCACAGAGTTGCTACTGGTATCAACTGGATTCCAGGTGATGATGCCATTGTGCCTGTGACCATCAGCAACGAAGAGGCCAAGGAATTATTCCCTAACTTCAGAATCATCAAGCCTTACTTGCGTTTGACTCCTTTGGACTTGAGTGAAAAGTAGCTTAGTGTAAAATAAATATTGGTGTGAGTTCTAGTAGGTTTGTGGAGCTTGTAGGTTTTGCGATACCTTTGCAGTCGTTTATCGCGGGTTTTAAAATTAATAGTAAAGCTCTTGATGAATATCCGCTGTGTGCCACGAATTAACCACCTCTCGGTACCGGTGAAGCATCACATAGGGTCCTTTCTGATACcaaaacaccaccacctcaCCAAATCCCCGTCTTCATCGTCCCCCGGGTTCAGTTCCCATGTTCCTTGCCTTGTGTACCCTCCACCCTATAATAGCAAACTCATGTTCAAACAGTCGACCGTGGTGTTAAGCGACAATATTTCCCCTCAGGAGCAAGAGAAAAAGGCTAACCTTGGAAAGACCATCGAAGAGCTCAAGATTTTGATCCCCaatatgttgaagaaatctcTTCCGAAACAGCTCATATCCCCAGATATCCTATTACGTATTTGTCCCACTCATTTCGACGAGTTGAACTACTTCTTGCCCAATATCAAAGGTCATGTGCTGTATTATACCACCTTGAAGACCCTTCAGCTTGTGCTCACCTCGATCGTTTTGAACCCAAAGGTTAAGTTGCACATCCAGTCCATTAAAGTAATGAGCCCCAGCGAATCAAATATCGAATTTCTATGTGTTTTCCCTcacaccaccaaaatccAGGTTAGGTGGTCGACCTGTAACGAGGGATGCCCACACCTCCTCGAAGGAACGGTTCCAGGGGTGGagaattcttcaaatatAGTCTCTACTGCCAATGCTAAGCTTGGTTCTCATAGCTGGGCCAAAGTGGATGCTCTGAAATTCCCCAAATTAAATACTGCTCCCGATGATTTGAGAGTAAAGTCCATCTCACAAACGATTTCCCATTTGACAGCTGGCTTGGTAGGGTTGCTGAAAGCACAGAACCAGATGGAGAGAGTTATTAGTGGatttttcatctttgagTTGAACGAAGACCACTCGCAGATTGTGGTGCATACgattgaagatgtggaTATCGTGGAGAAGAGCAGCACCGAAGAGGTGGGCGGGTTGCGTATATGTTAAGTGCTGTTCTCCTGTCGTGTTGTAAATATCTTCTTGTCGAGTTGTAATATCTGCATTCTTGGTGAGTTGTAAATATCTGCATTGCGTACTGCTCACGTGTATGTGAATCGCAATCCTAAATACTCTGTACATAGCTAATGACATCTTCTATTACTTTTCACAACTGCCttgtcaagttcttcatgATCTCAACCACAGGCAACTCATGCTGCACTAAATCATAGTTCTGTCCTACCAAGTAAAACCCATATTCAGGTCCCTTGGTACCCCTCCATTGCTTATATCCGTGGTAGCCATACTGAAATGGAGGAAGCTCAAGCCCTTTActgtttttgatcaacttctcgaTGAACGGAGTTCGTAAGCATCTAGCACTTCTTCCACTCACCAAGTCCGTCATAATAGTGGGATTACTGCTGTTACCAATGAACAGATTATTCAATGACTCGGCTGCTGTCACAAAAGCCGTCCCCAATTGCACTCCACTTGCTCCGTTATCCAAATAATACTTGATATCAGAGCTCGACACAATTCCTCCCGCAGGTACCACAAAACAATCGGGATTAAGGGCTTTGACCTTGGAAAATAAACTCCATGTAGACAAATTCTCGTCcaattcaaagtcaatAAAGTTACCTCTATGACCTCCCGCTTCATAACCCTGTAACACAATTCCTTCCACCTTggatttcaacaattcttgCACTTCCTTAACTGAGGTtgcggttgcaaaaaccGGGATTTTGTGTTGCCGAAACTCCTCAAGTGTGGCAGCAGAAGGCAATCCAAAGTGAAACGACACCATTGATGGCTTGTataacaacaacttgtccaaaaacGGGCGAAAGCTGGATTGCTGTTCAAACTGCTTGAACGAGATTCCaccatttttcaacttAATTCCTGCTGTGTCGTTATCATAAAGTTTGTACCAGTTTGACACCTGGTGGTCggtcaagttgttgttgatatcgtgactgaagaagttgatatttgtatttgtggattgaGTAAGAGCTTGGAATTCAGACATTTCGCTGTCAAGCTTGCTCGAGTTGGAGAGAAATGGACCAAATGCTAGCGACCCCAAACCTCCCGACGCTGCCACCGCTGCCGCCATCTTAGGGGTGCTAACACCCGCCATTGGGGCCTGAATAATAGGATATTTCACTGAGAAGGTGCTGATGAATTGATGCAGGGATTTCATCTAGTGGTAGTGAGTCCCATTTATCCCGGTACAAAAAAGTGTTTGAGCCTGAGACCTTTTCACCGCAGTGGcaatatccacaaacccgCACAGATATGATGACGCTGGGTGTTGGGGCCATCCATCCGTCCACGGATTTATGTACCTTTTGATGCATGCGACCTGCGACTACTGCCCAAACACCACCTCTACTACAAACACGTAAATACCATCTACAAGTTCGATCGCGGTATTGGAAACCACTTGTTACCATCACCATAATCCATACACCCACCCATCACCTCTGGTGATTCAGATCACTATTTGTTGGTAAAGcccaaaaaaaaaacacaaAGTGCGTCCACCTCATCGTCCAACCCTAATTGTATAATGTATATTGAATTAAACCCCTTTCTAACGCAGTGATTActtcacaaacacaaagtAGGCACCCACGGCAACCACCACGGCCACCGCCGCCAAAACAGGAAGGTTGCTTCCTCCTTCTTCGAAATCCAACTGTgacttgatttcctttACCACACCACCTTCCAACTTCCCAATCAATAACCCTTTTAAGATCTCATGAGCGTCGTCGGAGTGGCCAATGTCATCAAACTCCTCGGTGGCATCCGTTCCTGCCACGTCCAACACCACCTCTTCTCCTCCTGGatgttcatcaagaaatgATGAACAATCGTATACCAACCCGTTGTAGACCATCCACAAGTCATCGGCACTCTTGTGTTCTGCAACCTCGTCAATAGTGTAGATCTtcaaaacttcttcttcggaCATGCTGTGATACGTATAACTTAGATAGTTGGATGTTTTTTTTGTGCCTGTTGAAGATCGAAAGATATTCTTATAGGAACATGTGAAGTTACTTCCAATCAATTTGGTTTTAAATATAATCAGTCGTGGCGCGACCACCAGTGAGGAAATCATAGCTCGATCAGGAAAACGAACCATCCACCAGGTTGCCAGTCCGGGTGcaatatccacaaacagtTGGTATTACATGATTACTTACTTTACAACCACCAACCACTGTCAAATCATACCAATAGTAAAAGCCattctgacccatacacccaccaTTCATGTTTCTGCCATTTTCAGGTTCTTCCCGTTCTCAGGTTCCTCCCATTCACATGTTGCGATAAATGGGGTTGAGCTTCTGATAATATTTGCATTTACACTACTACTCTCCTAATCTAAGTAACCCAAATCAATGCCCTTTTGTTGCAACCCCGactttctcttttgttGGTTGGACTCAAATTTCTTACTTAACTTATCCCAATGTTGCTGGCTTTTGGGCTTGTCGTTACGATGCTTGCTAACACTTCTCCAAGGAATGATCTTAAACTTGGACTGGCTGAACATCAAATCACTGGGGTTGTCCACCACATAACATTTGATCAAGTGGCCATATAAAAGATAATTATTCATGGCTTCACTGGCAACCTTGGCTACTTGGACGCTGGTGAACTCAATAAACCCATAATGCTTGGACTTTCCggttttcttgtttctgGATAACTTCACTCTGGTTATTTCTCCAAACTGCTTGAAGTATTTTTCCATTTCTGCCTCGTAGAACCCGTCAGGGATTCTGCCCAAGTATATGACTCCCTTCTTACCCTTGCTCTTGCTGGTGTCTATTATTCTGGCGGGCTTTATTATAACATGCTTGCGGTTGTCTTCCAATCCTTTTATTTGGTCTTGCTCGTCTTCTGAGTCAGATTCGCTGTCTTCACTTAATTCAACATCACTTTCGGCGTTGATGTCGCTCTCGGAGCTAGAGCTTGAGGCCACCTCTATCTCATCTTTGTTGGCTGACAATTCTTCGATCTCTGTCCTTTTGACGGGCTTGACCTGGTACTTGCTACCAGCTTTCTGAGCCATCTTGAATAtttttcatctcatctcGCACTCAGACTTTTGTACAATTTCGCAGGCGTGTGCAGGACGACAAGCCTGCTGCTAAGGTCTTATAACTTACACATGTCCAAGTAACTGGCGAACTAGATCGAACGTCCGCTTGGCGGGGAGACCCACCACGTTGAAGTAATCGCCTTTAAGTGACAGGAAAAGAACGTTTCCCGCTTCCTGGAACTTAAATCCTCCAGCCACCTCCAACCCTTCTTCACTTTCGATGTATGCCTCAATCACTTCTTGAGGAGTGCTCGAATCGAAGTTCAAGGTCGTACAAACCTCATCTCCAGCGACATGGATGTCTTTTCCGTGCACAATTGCCACATGTACTGATGAAATCACATTGATCGCATTGTGGAGCCGGTAGCTATTTAACATTTGACGTTGAACCACCTTCGTCTGGGGTTTTTCGAGGATCTGGCCATTACAGTCAACTATGGTATCACAGCAGATGACGATTGTAGGAGACTCAAACGTGTTGGCGTCCAAGATAGAAAGTAGTTTGTGATGAGAGGTCTGTTGGACATACTGTTTAGGAGACATGGATTTCGGGAGATTTTCCTCAAAATCGGGCTTCACCACTGTCACCTTTGTAATCTTGAGAACCTCTTGGAGAATCGAGAGTCTCCGGGCACTCGAACTGCCCAATACTATCAGATAATTGCTTAGGTCTAATACGCTCATGGATTGTGCAACTGCGAAATTTAGTGAGAATATTCAGTACATTGATCATTTCTATATTGTTTTAATATATTCTCCCACAGCCAGCATGGAAGCCGTTTCAGAAATACAGGTATATCCGATGGACTCAGCCAtggaattgaaaaagagaacCAGTCTCAATACCCTCGTAAATGGGAACTAATGAAGAAGTAACATAATTTTGTATGTGCTTCTCCTCCCAAGGAACATAATGTTCGCTTTGTTTGTAAAAGAATCGCAAATGGGACTCAGTTTTTTGACAGGTGGAAAGGTGGTGAACACTGTTGGCCTTGAAAAGAGTCTGTCCGCTTTTGGCTTTGTGGGAAAATaagcttcttgatcttaTCCTTCGGTAGCTGCATGGTCCACAGAAACAAATGGAGTATTCTTGGTTGAATAGCTCTTTGTATTTTCGACAAGTTTCTGTGAATCCGGCAATTAGCTTCAGTTCTTCAATCTGGTCGTTGTGTCTCAATACTTTTCCACAAGCTTCTTGGGTATAAGCCTGATACCCCGATTGGTTCAATTGATGGGTATTCCAGACTAACTCAATGTCCAAAGTAGGAACTACCGTAAAGGTAGCATCtttgaacaccaacacAAAGTTCTTGTATCGTTCAAttccatcttcaatgatGTCTTCAAGCAATTGAGAGTAGATCCAGTTTGACTGCTCCATACTAGTAATGAACTTACCCTGGCTAGCAACACACTCCACCAAATCATCTTGTAAGTGGAATGCATTACCAGGAATCGTCAAGTTAATGGGGTTTATCCCCATATATGATCTCATTTGAGTGAACGACTTCAAGGAAATGGAACTACCCAACTCATCGATAAACTGTTCAAAAGTCTTGGACACCAAGTTCATAAAGGTATTCTTTACCAATTCCAACCGAATCCGAGACTCTTGGTACTCCGAAGTGACTGGGTACCAGAAGTCCATGACATCTTTCCAGAAGATGCgtttgttcaactcatcgTGAGACATCAGGTTCTGGAACCCACAGTTgcagttttcaaattccGATACTTGGAACCGAGAGTCTGCAAAGTCTATCAATGGTATGGTAACAAGGTCTTGAGCACAAACAGGACAATGGATCATCAAGACCATTGAAGCATCAAACATCTGGTAAGAATCGTATACAAAAGAGCCGGTATCTTGCATAAACGATTCGAAGTTGGCCTGCAACTGTGCTGTTGGAACAAAGACAAAAGTGGAATCATTTATAAGGTCAGTGATTGCCTTTAATGGGAATGAGTAATTGAAAAATCCCTGCAATTGGTTTCTTTTGCAGTGGTTGGTGAAAGAAAGTGTTTTCAACATGAAAGAATGCCACACCATGATCACGTCAATAGGTGGCAGCATTCGGTCCAAAGTTTCGGAAAGTGCTGAAGTAGAAATGCCTTTGATTGCATTCatgaacaccaaaaaccGTCTTGCAGCCATTGTCACGTACGTTTTCCACAAATGTTCATTGTCGTCGGAGGCTATGATTCTCTTCTTTAGCTCTGCAAAGCACCGCAAAAGCTTCAAATGGGCCACAATTTCCCGTGGTGCAGGAGGACCATTGGGCACCACGTCCTGTGCAAGCTCTAAGCACGATGTAGACCTATTAAAGGCTTCCTGGATAAGTGCGTCAGTATGGGGAGGGATTCTGGGAGTTGATGAGCCCAAGCTCATGGTGATATTTGTGATTGACGGAGTATAAATGTAGCTCATTATAGCCTGGGACATCGACGGGAGATTGGATCCCTATATATATACTTCTACGGGCTCATGCATTTCCGTTCCCGCGGAATGACTTACCGAGTTGTAATCTAATCGTGCTTAGCCTCGTAAATggtttttttgcagctgcGAATAATTTAATAACCGAGCGTGCGTTGAATGACTACATTTTGAATGGTTAAAGTTTATTTGTAACTGATTGTAGCCGAAGGGATATAAAAGACCGTTGGATTTCCGAACAGGACCATATATAGATGTCTACAACAAGGGTCATGATCCGTGGTGATACCAGTATCAGGATCTATGGTGATTCTGGTGCCGATGCTGGTGCCAGAAGCCGAGGCCGCGCACGGTCCCTGCGCGAAACGGGGCTGACCTGATGATTCCCTCCGATCCTCGTGACGTCAGAAACTATAGCTATCTACTAACCGCCATTAACCGAAGGGGGTCTTCATACAATACACAACGTTGCAGATAAGCCCCGGTATCAGTTTCCATTAGCGTCTCACCCGTCATTAATCAGCACTCATCCTAAGTATCTTGGCCATTACCTTGAACTTCGGTGCGATCCGTTGACAAAATTTCCCCCGTAGCATCGGCTCGGCTTCCCTTTTCCAACTGATTGATCATTTGTTTGTAGAAATGGGTGTCGTTAGCACCACCTCCCACCTTGACCCTCTCTTCCTCgattttcttttcaacgattttggtgttggaacACCAGCTTAAATGCTCTGTGTTCTTGGAAACAAGTTCTCCATACTCGTCAAAAATCAAGTCGGTTCCCACCAATTTCGACCATTGAAGCTTGTAAACCTGCTCATCTATAAGGGTAAGATTTCctatcaaatcatcatcaagcaGCTTACTGGTGAGCTTTGCCAATGGATGCGcatcaacaatatcacTGATCTGAAATTTGGAAGTGGGCTTGATCAAACTTCCACTGTCACCGTACTTGGGGACGTCTACTGTGATGTAAAAGTCCTTTGCAGTTGGTTAGTATATTAAAATTCCCCACGGGGTTGCACTCTATCTACGTACTTGCATGTCTTGATTTGCTTGTTTCTCTCTCTCGGCCGCGAGTCTTCTAGctttgatatcttcatcGGATCCAGCTTCAAATCCGGAGTGGAAGTCCCAGttcatttcttctccttgGCTCAAAAACTCACAGTTGCCGTTCATTTTGAGTTCCCAAGTTTCCCCGACTTTTTGGTACTTGTCTAAGGAGCAGGCCCCTGCCCTCAACACCGTTTCGTCCTTATCCAAGTACTCAAACACATCGTTGAAGCCCATCAACGACATACCCAACGCGATCTTGGTGGCAGCGtgggtgatgatgagaatGTTCTCGATGTGCGGATACTTTGACTCGAACACCAGGAAAAACTTGCTCCAGAAGAACTTGCACCGGGCGAAAATGTCGGTTTCGGTTTCTCCCGTCAAACTGGGAACCACTCCCACCGTCTTGTCCCTATCCCATTCGTCTGCATTAGATAAATGActgaaaaacttggataGCGCATCGTAGTTGGCAGGTTCAGGAATCACTCCTCTACCAACCTTATACCACTCACCAACACCCCGCTCCAATACAATTGGGATATCGAGAGCCTTGCTTATGGGCTCGCCGGTTTCCACACACCTATAAAAGGGAGAACTCAAGATGAATTGAGGTTGTTGGTTATGAGGGAGCGACGCAATATACTCAGCTAGTTCCTTAGCCTGGTCAACTCCGTGGGGTGCCAACGGAGGATCACTATCAATCCCAGTAGGATTGGGAGGGTGTGGGGGTGGCAACCAGTTCATTCTATATCCATGTCTGGCGATATAAATGTGTTTTAATGCCATGTTGTTGAGAAGATGCGATGGTTTTAtggttgtttttgttgaggTGCGAACTCCGCGAAGTGATCAGGAACTTAAGAGAACACAATCAGCTAGCAAGGCAGAACCACTTACATAGGAACACAACCAACTAACAACGTATATCGGACCACTGTTGTAGTATTGGTTGTGAGACTCTCTTCTGGGTGTTTATATTAACCACCTTATCAATGGTGGAATTAGTCAACTAGTGACAATGAAACACTCCTCAAAATTTTGCATACCTATGGTCATTCTGCTTATAAGTGGTACAAATCATCTCCATTATCTGAGACTCCATTAACGGTTATTCCTGTTATTCTCATAATAATGCTCTGGCCCAGTAAAATCTATTGAACCTACTTCAGAAAACAACGGACCCAAAAATTGCTTCTGACGTATATTTTCTATATTCTCTGCATGACTAATCTCTACAAACCATCCTCCTGTGTTCTCCTCTATTTGATGCTTACAATTAACATCAAATCTTCGTAATGTCTCTCGTAAGATGCTCGCAAAAACAAGTGCGATGTACCCCGGATTCTGTATAAATGGATTCGACTACCCAGAGTTTCCGTCTACAAACAAAAAACATGACAATCAACTATAAATGGTGGAAGGATGCCACGATCTACCAGGTATGGCCTGCCTCTTTCAAAGACTCCAACGGGGACGGAATTGGGGATATTCCTGGTATAGTTTCCAAACTTGAccacatcaagaacttgggtGCCGACATCATCTGGTTATCTCCAATGTATGACTCCCCCCAGAATGACATGGGATATGATATCAGTGACTACGAGTCTGTGTATCCCAAGTACGGGACTTTGGAAGACATGGACATCTTAATTGACCagatccacaaaagagGAATGAGGTTaatcttggacttggttATTAACCATACTGCTGCTGAGCACAAATGGTTTCAGGAAAGTAAAAGCTCCAAAACCAACCCCAAGAGAGACTGGTATATTTGGAAGCCTCCCAAGTACGATTCTAAGGGTAACAGACAACCTCCCAACAACTGGGTGTCATATTTCTCTGGTTCTGCGTGGGAATATGATGAAACCACCGGTGAATACTATTTGCACTTATTTGCCAAAAACCAACCAGACTTGAACTGGGAAAATGAACACACCAGAAATGCTCTCTACAAGTCTGCCCTTTCTTTCTGGTTCGATAAAGGCATTGATGGGTTTAGAATTGATACTGCGGGTATGTACTCCAAGGATCAGAGGTTCTTGGATGCACCTATTGTATTCCCAGACAGAGAGTTCCAGCCGTGCAAATTATACCACCAGAATGGCCCAAGAATCCATGAGTTCCATCAGGAAATGTTTAAGAGGGTAACTTCCAAGTATGATGCAATGACTGTAGGTGAAGTGGGACACTCTTCTCACGATGAGGTTCTTAAGTACGTGGGTGCTGGTAGAGGTGAAATGAACATGTTATTCTTATTTGATATGGTGGAACTAGGATCTGATCCTCGTGACCGGTTCATCTACAATGGATACAATTTGCCAGATCTCAAGACGGCTGTGACTAACCAAGCAGAGTTCATTGGGACCGAGGGCTGGACAACTGTGTTTAATGAGAACCATGATCAGCCAAGGTCTGTAACCAGATTTGGTAACGATGATCCTAAATGGAGAGTACAGTCAGGCAAGTTGCTAGCATTGTTAATGAGTTCTCTTAGTGGAACACTCTTCCTTTACCAGGGACAGGAAATTGGAATGACCAATGTGCCTAAAGAATGGCCCATCGAGGAATACAAAGATATCAACTCCATGAACTATTATAATGAGTTGCTTCAAGAAGGTGCCAGTGATGAGAGAATAGCCCAGTTTATGAAGGTACTCAATCTTGTAGCAAGAGACAATGCCAGAACTCCGGTTCAGTGGGATGCTTCTGCTCATGCAGGGTTTTCAACGGGAAAGCCTTGGATGAGAGTTAATGACAATTATCCCGATATCAATGCCGAGTCTCAGTACAATGATCCTCATTCGCTTTATAATTTCTGGAAACTGTGTCTTTCTCTTAGAAAGCAACATAAGGACTTGTTCGTGTatggagatcttgaaatcttggatTTCGACAACCAGAAGACCTTTTcgttcttgaaaaaatcagATGATAAAACTgtcttggtggtgttgaactttACTGATAAAGAAATTGACTTTGAGCCTTTGGTCAAAGGAGATCTCAAGCTCTTACACAGCAATTATACTAAAGTTTCCCAACAGTTGGAACCATATGAAGGCAGAGTTTATAGTGTTTACTAGATTAACTTTCATATAGTATATAATAATGCCAAGACTgtattttgattttggaacACAATGTTCACTAGAATGAGCTTGGGGAAGTGATAGGTTGGTTGTAACCATCGTCCAATGACTCCAAGAAATCATT
Above is a window of Yamadazyma tenuis chromosome 1, complete sequence DNA encoding:
- the MAL9 gene encoding alpha-D-glucosidase (maltase) (alpha-amylase) (MALT) (MAZS) (EggNog:ENOG503NU69; CAZy:GH13; COG:G) translates to MTINYKWWKDATIYQVWPASFKDSNGDGIGDIPGIVSKLDHIKNLGADIIWLSPMYDSPQNDMGYDISDYESVYPKYGTLEDMDILIDQIHKRGMRLILDLVINHTAAEHKWFQESKSSKTNPKRDWYIWKPPKYDSKGNRQPPNNWVSYFSGSAWEYDETTGEYYLHLFAKNQPDLNWENEHTRNALYKSALSFWFDKGIDGFRIDTAGMYSKDQRFLDAPIVFPDREFQPCKLYHQNGPRIHEFHQEMFKRVTSKYDAMTVGEVGHSSHDEVLKYVGAGRGEMNMLFLFDMVELGSDPRDRFIYNGYNLPDLKTAVTNQAEFIGTEGWTTVFNENHDQPRSVTRFGNDDPKWRVQSGKLLALLMSSLSGTLFLYQGQEIGMTNVPKEWPIEEYKDINSMNYYNELLQEGASDERIAQFMKVLNLVARDNARTPVQWDASAHAGFSTGKPWMRVNDNYPDINAESQYNDPHSLYNFWKSCLSLRKQHKDLFVYGDLEILDFDNQKTFSFLKKSDDKTVLVVLNFTDKEIDFEPLVKGDLKLLHSNYTKVSQQLEPYEGRVYSVY